In one Ictalurus punctatus breed USDA103 chromosome 19, Coco_2.0, whole genome shotgun sequence genomic region, the following are encoded:
- the LOC128635455 gene encoding protein NLRC3-like has protein sequence MDTRHFDTVIINLGNQTLLNEIYTELYITEGDSGEVNEEHEVRQIEAASRRTTTEETPIKCNDIFKPLSEQDEPIRTVLTKGVAGIGKTVSVQKFILDWAEGKANQDIHLIFPLPFRELNLMKDQKLSLMELLHVCFNETKETEMSSLEKVLFIFDGLDECRFPLDFQNTVRVCDVTESASVHVLLINLIKGNLLPSALIWITSRPAAADQIPSECVHRVTEVQGFSDPQKGEYFRKRISDQSLANNIITHLKSLRSLYIMCHIPVFCWISATVLERMLGEEESGEIPKTLTQMYTHFLIIQTNIIGEKYSKKQESDEEMLLKLGQLAFQQLKKGNLIFYEEDQRECGIDVREAAVYSGVCTQNFREEFGLHQSKVYCFVHLSIQEHLAALYVHLTFMMEKRNVLIQHQVSKWWMEKMTISEVHKSAVDQALESQTGHLDLFLRFLLVL, from the exons ATGGACACTCGTCACTTCGACACAG TGATAATAAACCTGGGAAACCAAACACTCCTGAacgagatctacacagagctctacatcacagagggagacagtggAGAAGTCAATgaagaacatgaggtgagacagatcgaggcagcatccaggagaacaacaacagaggaaacaccaaTCAAATGCAACGACATCTTTAAACCCTTATCTGAACAAGACGAAcccatcagaactgtgctgacAAAGGGAGTCGCTGGCAtcggaaaaacagtctctgtgcagaagttcattctggactgggctgaagggaaagcaaatcaggacatccacctcatatttccacttcctttcagagagctgaatctgatgaaggaccagaaactgagtctgatggagctccttcatgtctgttttaatgaaacaaaagaaacagaaatgtccagtttggaaaaggttctgttcatttttgacgGATTGGACGAGTGTCGTTTTCCTCTAGATTTCCAGaacacagtgagagtgtgtgatgtaactgaatcagcatcagtgcatgtgctgctgataaacctgatcaaagggaatctgcttccctctgctctcatctggatcacctctcgaccagcagcagctgatcaAATCCCCTCTGAGTGTGTCCATCGAGTCACAGAGGTACAAGGGTTCAGTGACCCACAGAAGggggagtacttcaggaagaggatcagtgatcagagcctggccaataacatcatcacacacctgaagtcattaagaagtctctacatcatgtgccacatcccagtcttctgctggatttcagccactgttctagagagaatgttgggtgaagaagagagtggagagatccccaagactctgactcaaatgtacacacacttcctcatcattcagacaaacatcataggagaaaaatattcaaagaagcaggagagtgatgaagaaaTGCTTCTTAAACTGGGACAACTGGCTTTTCAGCAGCTGAAGAAAGggaacctgatcttctatgaggaagaccagagagagtgtggcattgatgtgagagaagcagcagtgtactcaggtgtgtgtacgcagaacttcagagaggagtttgggcttcaccagagtaaagtgtactgctttgtacatctgagcaTTCAGGAGCACCTCGCAGCTCTGTATGTGCACCTGACATTCATGATGGAAAAGAGGAACGTTCTTATACAGCATCAGGTCTCTAAATGGTGGATGGAAAAAATGACAATCTCAGAGGTACACAAGAGTGCTGTAGATCAGGCTTTAGAAAGTCAGACTGGACATCTGGATCTTTTCCTTCGCTTTCTTCTGGTTCTCTAA